One part of the Streptomyces lydicus genome encodes these proteins:
- the hydA gene encoding dihydropyrimidinase, which produces MVSRTVVRGGLVITAADEMHADVLVEDGRVAALAAHGSPTADGWRESADRVLDATGKYVIPGGVDAHTHLDFPFGGTFSSDNFETGTRAAAWGGTTTIVDFAVQSRGKSLRAGLDTWHAKSDAQCAVDYAFHMILSDVNEHTLKEMDLLVAEGVTSFKLFTAYPGVFYSDDGQILRAMQRSADNGGLVMMHAENGIAIDVLVEQALAEGRTDPRYHGEVRHVLLEAEATHRTIQLARVAGAPLYVVHVSAEEAVAEIAQARDKGLNVFGETCPQYLFLSTDNLAEPDFEGAKYVCSTPLRPREHQAALWRGLRTNDLQVVSTDHCPFCFSGQKELGRGDFSKIPNGMPGIENRMDLLHQGVVEGRISRRRWIEIACASPARMFGLYPKKGTLAPGSDADLVIYDPAATQTVSAETHHMNVDYSAYEGKHLTGQVETVLSRGELVIDRRKFTGHAGHGQYIPRGTCQYLV; this is translated from the coding sequence ATGGTGAGCCGTACGGTCGTCCGGGGCGGACTGGTGATCACCGCCGCCGATGAGATGCACGCCGATGTCCTGGTGGAGGACGGCCGGGTCGCCGCGCTCGCCGCCCACGGCAGTCCCACGGCCGACGGCTGGCGGGAGTCCGCGGACCGCGTCCTCGACGCCACCGGGAAGTACGTCATCCCGGGCGGCGTCGACGCCCACACCCACCTGGACTTCCCCTTCGGCGGGACGTTCTCCTCCGACAACTTCGAGACCGGTACCCGCGCCGCGGCCTGGGGCGGCACCACCACCATCGTCGACTTCGCGGTGCAGTCCCGCGGCAAGTCGCTGCGTGCCGGACTCGACACCTGGCACGCCAAGTCCGACGCCCAGTGCGCCGTCGACTACGCGTTCCACATGATCCTCTCGGACGTCAACGAGCACACCCTCAAGGAGATGGACCTCCTGGTCGCCGAGGGCGTCACCTCCTTCAAGCTGTTCACCGCCTACCCCGGGGTCTTCTACAGCGACGACGGGCAGATCCTGCGGGCGATGCAGCGCTCCGCCGACAACGGCGGCCTGGTGATGATGCACGCCGAGAACGGCATCGCCATCGACGTGCTGGTCGAACAGGCACTGGCCGAGGGTCGGACCGACCCGCGCTACCACGGCGAGGTCCGCCACGTGCTGCTGGAGGCCGAGGCCACCCACCGCACCATCCAGCTCGCCCGGGTCGCCGGCGCCCCGCTCTACGTCGTCCACGTCTCCGCCGAGGAGGCCGTCGCCGAGATCGCCCAGGCCCGCGACAAGGGGCTGAACGTCTTCGGCGAGACCTGCCCGCAGTACCTGTTCCTGTCCACCGACAACCTCGCCGAGCCGGACTTCGAGGGCGCCAAGTACGTCTGCTCCACGCCGCTGCGGCCCCGCGAGCACCAGGCCGCGCTGTGGCGCGGACTGCGCACCAACGACCTCCAGGTCGTCTCCACCGACCACTGCCCCTTCTGCTTCTCGGGCCAGAAGGAGCTCGGCCGCGGCGACTTCTCCAAGATCCCCAACGGGATGCCCGGCATCGAGAACCGCATGGACCTGCTCCACCAGGGCGTGGTGGAGGGCCGGATCAGCCGCCGGCGCTGGATCGAGATCGCCTGCGCCTCCCCGGCCCGGATGTTCGGCCTCTACCCGAAGAAGGGAACCCTCGCACCCGGCTCGGACGCCGACCTCGTCATCTACGACCCGGCTGCCACCCAGACCGTCTCCGCCGAGACCCACCACATGAACGTCGACTACTCGGCGTACGAGGGGAAACACCTCACCGGACAGGTCGAAACCGTGCTCTCCCGCGGTGAACTCGTCATCGACCGGCGGAAGTTCACCGGACACGCGGGACACGGGCAGTACATCCCGCGCGGCACCTGCCAGTAC
- a CDS encoding ABC transporter substrate-binding protein, whose product MEQSTPWEFSDDRGRLVVAGERPVRIVAYIQAGATLWDHGIRPVGIFGSQHDGAVPDPAKAGELPLAEIEYLGSGTALHPDTLLAAEPDLVVAVTYDGEQVYGLEQKTALEVEAHVPVATVAVGPGRSLAEVRERFAALAGSLGRGEPLGAARELDAAEDALRQATGGAPGPRVLALSPAGPDRVHLARPGSWPDLRALAEHGVGLVEPAAGAGVNWSTVGWAEAAELSPDIVLMDVRVNAARPENLRADEHWRAIEARARLLPWNPEASCSRRAHTRFFTLVADTVREVTGA is encoded by the coding sequence ATGGAGCAGAGCACGCCGTGGGAGTTCTCCGACGACCGGGGGCGCCTGGTGGTGGCGGGGGAACGGCCGGTACGGATCGTCGCGTACATACAGGCCGGGGCGACGCTGTGGGACCACGGCATACGCCCGGTGGGGATCTTCGGCTCGCAGCACGACGGGGCCGTCCCGGACCCCGCCAAGGCCGGTGAGCTGCCGCTCGCGGAGATCGAGTACCTCGGTTCGGGCACCGCGCTGCACCCCGACACCCTGTTGGCGGCGGAGCCGGACCTGGTGGTGGCGGTGACCTACGACGGCGAGCAGGTCTACGGGCTGGAGCAGAAGACCGCGCTGGAGGTGGAGGCGCACGTGCCGGTGGCCACCGTCGCGGTGGGCCCGGGACGCAGCCTGGCCGAGGTGCGCGAGCGGTTCGCGGCGCTGGCCGGGTCGCTGGGCCGGGGCGAACCACTCGGTGCCGCACGGGAGTTGGACGCCGCGGAGGATGCCCTGCGGCAGGCGACCGGGGGTGCGCCGGGTCCTCGGGTGCTGGCGCTGTCCCCCGCCGGGCCCGACCGGGTCCACCTCGCCCGGCCCGGTTCCTGGCCCGATCTGCGCGCGCTGGCCGAGCACGGTGTCGGCCTGGTGGAGCCGGCGGCGGGCGCCGGGGTGAACTGGTCCACGGTCGGCTGGGCGGAGGCCGCGGAACTGTCCCCCGACATCGTCCTGATGGACGTACGGGTCAACGCCGCCCGCCCCGAGAACCTCCGGGCCGACGAGCACTGGCGGGCGATCGAGGCCCGGGCCCGGCTGCTGCCCTGGAACCCGGAGGCGTCCTGCAGCCGGCGCGCGCACACCCGGTTCTTCACCCTGGTCGCGGACACGGTCCGGGAGGTGACGGGGGCGTAG
- a CDS encoding aspartate aminotransferase family protein, translating into MTHVPHEAAHLHARHQAVLPSWLSLYYERPLELTHGEGRHVWDAEGNRYLDFFGGILTTMTAHALPEVTKAVSEQAGRILHTSTLYLSRPMVELAERIAALSGIPDARVFFTTSGTEANDTALLLATTHRRSNQILAMRNSYHGRSFSTVGITGNQSWSPTSLSPLQTLYVHGGVRSRGPYAELGDREFIAACVADLEDMLQQTAGGVAALIAEPVQGVGGFTAPPDGLYAAFREVLARHDILWISDEVQTGWGRTGDHFWGWQAHAENGPPDLLTFAKGIGNGMSVGGVVARAEVMNSLTANSISTFGGSPVTMAAGLANLNHLLEHDLQGNARRVGGLLIERLRAVAAGLDIVREVRGRGLMIGLELVRPGTDEPSPEAASLVLEAARERGLLIGKGGQGGASLRIAPPMSLTVAEAEEGAGLLAEALRTAQAVLAGA; encoded by the coding sequence GTGACCCACGTCCCCCATGAAGCGGCGCACCTGCACGCCCGCCACCAGGCCGTGCTGCCCTCCTGGCTCAGCCTCTACTACGAGCGGCCCCTCGAACTCACCCACGGCGAGGGCCGGCACGTCTGGGACGCCGAGGGCAACCGCTACCTCGACTTCTTCGGCGGCATCCTCACCACCATGACGGCCCACGCGCTGCCCGAGGTGACCAAGGCCGTCAGCGAACAGGCCGGCCGCATCCTGCACACCTCGACGCTCTACCTCTCCCGCCCCATGGTCGAGTTGGCCGAGCGGATCGCGGCACTGTCCGGCATCCCCGACGCCCGGGTCTTCTTCACCACCTCCGGCACCGAGGCCAACGACACCGCCCTGCTGCTGGCCACCACGCACCGCCGCTCCAACCAGATCCTGGCGATGCGCAACAGCTACCACGGCCGCTCCTTCTCCACCGTCGGCATCACCGGCAACCAGAGCTGGTCGCCGACCAGCCTCTCGCCCCTCCAGACGCTCTACGTCCACGGCGGGGTGCGCAGCCGCGGCCCGTACGCGGAGCTGGGCGACCGGGAGTTCATCGCGGCCTGCGTCGCCGACCTGGAGGACATGCTCCAGCAGACCGCCGGCGGGGTCGCCGCGCTGATCGCCGAACCGGTCCAGGGCGTCGGCGGCTTCACCGCGCCACCCGACGGTCTCTACGCCGCCTTCCGCGAGGTGCTCGCCCGGCACGACATCCTGTGGATCAGCGACGAGGTGCAGACCGGCTGGGGCCGTACCGGCGACCACTTCTGGGGCTGGCAGGCGCACGCCGAGAACGGCCCGCCCGACCTGCTCACCTTCGCCAAGGGCATCGGCAACGGCATGTCCGTCGGCGGGGTGGTGGCCCGCGCCGAGGTGATGAACTCGCTCACCGCGAACTCCATCTCCACCTTCGGCGGCAGCCCGGTCACCATGGCCGCCGGCCTGGCCAACCTCAACCACCTGCTCGAACACGACCTCCAGGGCAACGCCCGGCGGGTCGGCGGGCTGCTCATCGAGCGGCTGCGGGCGGTCGCGGCCGGCCTCGACATCGTGCGCGAAGTCCGCGGCCGGGGACTGATGATCGGTCTCGAACTGGTCCGCCCGGGCACCGACGAGCCCTCACCGGAGGCCGCGTCGCTCGTCCTGGAAGCCGCCCGGGAGCGCGGCCTGCTGATCGGCAAGGGCGGCCAGGGCGGCGCCTCGCTGCGCATCGCGCCCCCGATGTCGCTGACCGTCGCGGAGGCCGAGGAGGGCGCCGGCCTGCTCGCCGAGGCGCTCCGCACGGCGCAGGCCGTGCTGGCCGGGGCGTAG
- a CDS encoding nitrilase-related carbon-nitrogen hydrolase, protein MADVVRAALVQATWTGDTESMIAKHEEYARAAAAQGAKVIGFQEVFNAPYFCQVQEPEHYRWAEPVPDGPTVRRMQDLARETGMVIVVPVFEVEQSGFYYNTAAVIDADGTVLGSYRKHHIPQVKGFWEKYYFKPGNAGWPVFDTAVGKIGVYICYDRHFPEGWRQLGLNGAQLVYNPSATSRGLSAYLWQLEQPAAAVANEYFIAAINRVGVEEYGDNDFYGTSYFVDPRGQFVGGVASDSKEELVVRDLDFGLIDEVRQQWAFYRDRRPDAYDGLVQP, encoded by the coding sequence ATGGCCGATGTTGTGCGTGCCGCACTGGTTCAGGCGACCTGGACCGGCGACACCGAATCGATGATCGCGAAGCACGAGGAGTACGCCAGAGCGGCGGCCGCGCAGGGCGCGAAGGTGATCGGTTTCCAGGAGGTCTTCAACGCTCCGTACTTCTGCCAGGTGCAGGAGCCGGAGCACTACCGCTGGGCCGAGCCGGTCCCCGACGGCCCGACCGTACGGCGGATGCAGGACCTCGCCCGGGAGACCGGCATGGTCATCGTCGTCCCGGTCTTCGAGGTCGAGCAGTCCGGCTTCTACTACAACACCGCGGCCGTGATCGACGCCGACGGCACGGTCCTGGGCAGCTACCGCAAGCACCACATCCCGCAGGTCAAGGGCTTCTGGGAGAAGTACTACTTCAAGCCGGGCAATGCCGGCTGGCCGGTCTTCGACACCGCGGTGGGCAAGATCGGCGTCTACATCTGCTACGACCGCCACTTCCCGGAGGGCTGGCGGCAGTTGGGGCTCAACGGCGCCCAGCTCGTCTACAACCCCTCGGCCACCTCCCGCGGTCTGTCCGCCTACCTCTGGCAGCTGGAGCAGCCCGCGGCCGCCGTCGCCAACGAGTACTTCATCGCGGCGATCAACCGGGTCGGCGTCGAGGAGTACGGCGACAACGACTTCTACGGCACCAGCTACTTCGTCGATCCACGCGGGCAGTTCGTCGGAGGGGTCGCCAGCGACTCCAAGGAGGAACTGGTCGTCCGCGACCTGGACTTCGGCCTGATCGACGAGGTCCGCCAGCAGTGGGCGTTCTACCGCGACCGCCGCCCCGACGCCTACGACGGGCTGGTGCAGCCGTGA
- a CDS encoding MarR family winged helix-turn-helix transcriptional regulator produces the protein MPEKDQERLAIDLRATVSQLMRQLRATSPRAELTASQRSAISRIETEGPATIAALARAELVRPQSMRLTVGALEERGILSRSPHPTDGRQVVFSLTDEGRRMLDDIRQAKQNWLAVAIAERLTPEEQRTLEAAAGLIRRLMQE, from the coding sequence ATGCCGGAAAAGGACCAGGAACGCCTGGCGATCGACCTGCGCGCGACCGTCTCGCAGCTGATGCGACAGCTGCGCGCCACGTCGCCGCGCGCCGAGCTCACCGCGTCCCAGCGCTCGGCGATCTCCCGGATCGAGACCGAAGGGCCGGCCACCATCGCCGCGCTGGCCCGCGCCGAGCTGGTGCGCCCGCAGTCCATGCGGCTGACCGTCGGCGCGCTGGAGGAACGCGGGATCCTCTCCCGCAGCCCGCACCCGACGGACGGCCGCCAGGTGGTCTTCTCGCTCACCGACGAGGGCCGCCGGATGCTCGACGACATCCGGCAGGCCAAGCAGAACTGGCTCGCGGTGGCCATCGCCGAGCGGCTCACCCCGGAGGAACAGCGGACCCTGGAGGCCGCTGCCGGGCTGATACGGCGGCTGATGCAGGAATGA
- a CDS encoding MFS transporter gives MTEPSAAPVGPAGTGAAPGRPGGPAGSERAFGARLMTPLLLGSLLNPVNSTMIATSLVAIGRDFHVGAADTAWLISALYLASAVGQPFMGRLADRVGPRRAFVAGALAVCAAGLIGALAPTFSLLIVSRVVLGIGTAAAYPAAMAILRAESRRLGVPTPRRVLGRLSLAALASAAIGPSLGGLLAATAGWRAVFAVNLPLSLLALAGALAWLPADRKGGAGAGRRARRATRGNPPASGRTAPVSGSLDPLGIGLFAAALTCAMLFLLRLRDPQWVLLAPTGALTAVLVWWQLRRPEPFIDLRMLAGNRPLVLTYLRQGLTYLVIYCVLYGFSQWLEEAHGYSSFHAGLIMLPMSGAAAFCSLAGARTKGIRAPLTVAAACLAAGSAIFLLLRGTSPLFALLCAAALFGIPQGLASTGNQAAVYVQAPPDGVGAAAGLQRTAQYLGAITAAGLIGLLYGQRATDAGLHRIALIGVVLGLLLLVLTLADRTLRARREP, from the coding sequence ATGACCGAGCCCTCCGCCGCACCGGTTGGTCCGGCCGGGACGGGCGCCGCGCCGGGCCGCCCCGGCGGGCCCGCGGGCAGCGAGCGGGCCTTCGGCGCCCGGCTGATGACGCCGCTGCTGCTCGGGTCACTGCTCAACCCGGTCAACTCGACGATGATCGCCACCAGCCTGGTGGCGATCGGCCGTGACTTCCACGTCGGCGCCGCGGACACCGCCTGGCTGATCTCCGCGCTGTACCTCGCGAGCGCGGTGGGCCAGCCCTTCATGGGCCGGCTCGCCGACCGCGTCGGGCCGCGCCGGGCCTTCGTCGCCGGTGCGCTGGCGGTCTGCGCCGCCGGGCTGATCGGCGCGCTGGCACCGACCTTCTCCCTGCTGATCGTCTCCCGGGTCGTCCTCGGCATCGGCACCGCTGCCGCCTACCCCGCGGCGATGGCGATCCTGCGGGCCGAGTCGCGACGGCTGGGGGTGCCCACGCCCCGGCGCGTCCTCGGCCGGCTCTCCCTCGCCGCGCTGGCCAGCGCGGCCATCGGCCCGTCGCTCGGCGGCCTGCTGGCCGCGACCGCGGGCTGGCGGGCGGTGTTCGCGGTCAACCTCCCGCTGTCGCTGCTCGCCCTCGCCGGCGCACTGGCCTGGCTCCCGGCGGACCGGAAGGGCGGCGCCGGGGCCGGTCGACGGGCCCGCCGGGCAACCCGGGGAAACCCTCCGGCGTCCGGGCGCACCGCCCCCGTGTCCGGCTCCCTCGACCCGCTCGGCATCGGGCTCTTCGCGGCCGCGCTGACCTGCGCGATGCTCTTCCTGCTGCGGCTGCGCGACCCGCAGTGGGTGCTGCTGGCGCCGACCGGCGCGCTCACCGCCGTCCTGGTGTGGTGGCAGCTGCGCCGCCCGGAGCCGTTCATCGATCTGCGGATGCTCGCCGGCAACCGCCCGCTGGTGCTCACCTACCTGCGGCAGGGCCTGACCTACCTGGTCATCTACTGCGTGCTCTACGGCTTCAGCCAGTGGCTGGAGGAGGCGCACGGCTACTCGTCCTTCCACGCCGGTCTGATCATGCTGCCGATGTCCGGCGCGGCCGCCTTCTGCTCGCTCGCGGGGGCGCGGACGAAAGGCATCCGCGCCCCGCTGACCGTCGCCGCGGCCTGTCTCGCCGCCGGCAGCGCGATCTTCCTGCTGCTTCGGGGCACCAGCCCCCTGTTCGCGCTGCTGTGCGCCGCGGCGCTCTTCGGCATCCCCCAGGGGCTGGCCTCCACCGGCAATCAGGCCGCCGTCTACGTCCAGGCCCCGCCCGACGGCGTGGGCGCGGCCGCCGGACTCCAGCGCACCGCCCAGTACCTCGGCGCGATCACCGCCGCCGGCCTGATCGGGCTGCTGTACGGGCAGCGGGCCACGGACGCGGGGCTGCACCGGATCGCCCTGATCGGTGTCGTACTGGGCCTGCTGCTGCTCGTCCTGACCCTCGCCGACCGCACCTTGCGCGCCCGCAGAGAACCCTGA
- a CDS encoding isochorismatase family protein produces MPATTLDPQTALVLIDLQKGIAGLPTAPLPAAEVIERGARLAAAFRARGLPVVLVNVTGGAPGRTESAPRGATPPADWAELVPELDRQPGDLTVTKQRWGAFHGTGLDAELRRRGVTQIVLAGIATSIGVESSARAAHEHGYHVTVATDAVTDLDGTAHRNSVEKIFPRLGETGTTEAILTLLG; encoded by the coding sequence GTGCCCGCCACCACCCTCGACCCGCAGACCGCCCTGGTCCTGATCGACCTTCAGAAGGGCATCGCCGGCCTGCCCACCGCGCCGCTGCCCGCCGCCGAGGTGATCGAGCGCGGCGCGCGGCTGGCCGCGGCGTTCCGCGCCCGCGGGCTGCCCGTCGTCCTGGTCAACGTCACCGGCGGCGCGCCCGGCCGTACGGAGTCCGCGCCGCGCGGTGCCACGCCGCCCGCCGACTGGGCGGAGCTGGTGCCCGAACTCGACCGGCAGCCCGGCGACCTGACCGTCACCAAGCAGCGGTGGGGCGCCTTCCACGGCACCGGGCTGGACGCGGAGCTGCGCCGCCGGGGCGTCACCCAGATCGTCCTCGCCGGCATCGCCACCAGCATCGGCGTCGAGTCCAGTGCCCGCGCCGCGCACGAGCACGGCTACCACGTCACCGTCGCCACCGACGCGGTGACCGACCTGGACGGGACGGCGCACCGCAACAGCGTGGAGAAGATCTTCCCGCGGCTGGGGGAGACCGGCACCACCGAGGCGATCCTCACGCTCCTCGGGTGA
- a CDS encoding amidase, with the protein MSVDESQESGPGAPARYIGEVGEWEGLSEQARALAEGRVSSTALVRRSLERIEATQDTVNAFRRVRAEAALLEAAAADRRLAAGEQLPLLGVPVAVKDDTDVAGEPTAFGCAGEFPPKERDAEVVRRLRAAGAVIVGKTNACELGQWPFTEGPAFGNTCNPWNLAHTPGGSSGGSAAAVAAGLVPAALGTDGAGSVRIPAAWSHLVGIKPQRGRISTWPDPESFQGITGIGPLARTVEDAALLLDVASGNHEGDLHRPPAVAAREAAGRDPGRLRIALSWKAPLTFTRKPLHPDVRAAVTSVARTLAGLGHLVEEAEPDYGLIGLAFVPRATAGVGEWADRVPDRCLLDRRTRGAARMGRLLGGPVLRRARAVEKRQQARIGALFGPYDVLLTPTTATPPPRIGTLAALSGWQTDKAMIAACPYAWPWNVLGWPGVNVPAGFSGDGLPLGAQLLGPAHSEPRLISLAAQLQDALRWHERRPAGRPAPPDPAGVTRGA; encoded by the coding sequence GTGAGCGTTGACGAGAGCCAGGAGAGCGGGCCCGGAGCCCCGGCCCGGTACATCGGCGAGGTGGGGGAGTGGGAGGGCCTGTCCGAACAGGCCCGGGCGCTCGCCGAAGGCCGGGTGTCCTCGACCGCGCTGGTCCGCCGGTCGCTGGAGCGCATCGAGGCCACCCAGGACACCGTCAACGCGTTCCGCCGGGTACGCGCCGAGGCGGCGCTGCTGGAGGCCGCGGCCGCCGACCGCCGGCTGGCCGCCGGGGAGCAACTGCCGCTGCTCGGGGTGCCGGTCGCGGTCAAGGACGACACCGACGTGGCGGGCGAGCCGACCGCGTTCGGCTGCGCCGGCGAGTTCCCGCCCAAGGAACGCGACGCCGAGGTCGTCCGGCGGCTGCGCGCGGCCGGCGCCGTCATCGTCGGCAAGACCAACGCCTGCGAGCTGGGGCAGTGGCCGTTCACCGAGGGCCCGGCCTTCGGCAACACCTGCAACCCGTGGAACCTCGCGCACACCCCCGGCGGTTCCTCCGGCGGCTCGGCCGCCGCCGTCGCGGCCGGACTCGTACCGGCCGCGCTCGGCACCGACGGGGCCGGCTCGGTCCGCATTCCCGCCGCCTGGTCGCATCTGGTCGGCATCAAGCCCCAGCGCGGGCGCATCTCCACCTGGCCGGACCCCGAGTCCTTCCAGGGCATCACCGGCATCGGCCCGCTGGCCCGTACGGTCGAGGACGCCGCGCTGCTGCTGGACGTGGCCAGCGGCAACCACGAGGGCGACCTGCACCGGCCGCCGGCCGTCGCGGCCCGTGAGGCGGCCGGACGCGACCCGGGGCGGCTGCGGATCGCGCTCTCCTGGAAGGCGCCCCTCACCTTCACCCGCAAGCCGCTGCACCCCGATGTGCGGGCCGCGGTGACCTCGGTGGCCCGCACGCTGGCCGGGCTCGGCCACCTCGTGGAGGAGGCCGAGCCGGACTACGGGCTGATCGGGCTGGCCTTCGTGCCGCGCGCCACGGCCGGGGTGGGGGAGTGGGCGGACCGGGTGCCCGACCGCTGCCTCCTGGACCGCCGGACGCGCGGCGCGGCGCGGATGGGCCGGCTGCTCGGCGGACCCGTACTGCGCCGGGCCCGCGCCGTCGAGAAGCGTCAACAAGCCCGCATCGGCGCCCTGTTCGGGCCCTACGACGTCCTGCTGACGCCGACCACCGCCACCCCGCCACCGCGCATCGGCACCCTCGCCGCACTGAGCGGCTGGCAGACGGACAAGGCCATGATCGCCGCCTGCCCGTACGCCTGGCCGTGGAACGTGCTCGGCTGGCCGGGCGTGAACGTACCGGCCGGCTTCAGCGGCGACGGACTGCCGCTGGGCGCCCAGCTCCTCGGCCCGGCCCACAGCGAGCCCCGGCTGATCTCGCTGGCCGCCCAGCTCCAGGACGCGCTGCGCTGGCACGAGCGCCGGCCGGCCGGACGCCCGGCGCCGCCCGACCCGGCCGGAGTCACCCGAGGAGCGTGA
- a CDS encoding calcium:proton antiporter, giving the protein MIASLRAPLRHWTTVLPVLAVVLLGLTWGRSLPPPLVGVVAYFLAGAVLAAVHHAEVIAHRVGEPFGSLVLAVAVTVIEVALIVTLMVDGGEKSAALARDTVFAAVMITCNGIVGLSLLVGSLRRRVAVFNAEGTGAALATVATLAGLSLVLPTFTTTTPGPRFSTPQLVFAALAALVLYGLFVATQTVRHRDYFLPVTSSGEVIDTEEHADPPTARAALISLALLALALIAVVGLAKAVSPTIESGVAAAGLPSSVVGIVIALLVLLPETIAAVRAAHRDRVQTSLNLGLGSAMASIGLTIPAVALATVWLPGPLLLGLGASHMVLLALTVIVGTLTVVPGRATPLQGGVHLTLLAAYIVLAVSP; this is encoded by the coding sequence ATGATCGCATCTCTCCGTGCGCCCCTTCGGCACTGGACGACGGTGCTGCCGGTGCTGGCGGTGGTGCTGCTGGGCCTGACGTGGGGGCGCTCGCTGCCGCCCCCGCTCGTCGGGGTGGTGGCGTACTTCCTGGCCGGGGCGGTGCTGGCCGCGGTGCACCACGCCGAGGTGATCGCGCACCGGGTGGGCGAGCCGTTCGGCTCGCTGGTGCTGGCGGTCGCGGTGACCGTCATCGAGGTGGCGCTCATCGTCACGCTGATGGTGGACGGCGGGGAGAAGAGCGCCGCGCTGGCCCGGGACACCGTCTTCGCGGCGGTGATGATCACCTGTAACGGGATCGTCGGGCTGTCCCTGCTGGTCGGTTCGCTCCGGCGCAGGGTGGCCGTGTTCAACGCCGAGGGAACCGGGGCCGCGCTGGCGACGGTCGCGACGCTGGCCGGGCTCAGCCTGGTCCTGCCGACGTTCACCACCACCACGCCGGGCCCGCGGTTCTCCACCCCGCAGCTGGTCTTCGCGGCGCTGGCCGCGCTGGTGCTCTACGGCCTGTTCGTGGCCACCCAGACGGTCCGGCACCGGGACTACTTCCTGCCGGTGACCTCGTCCGGCGAGGTGATCGACACCGAGGAGCACGCGGATCCGCCGACCGCGCGGGCCGCGCTGATCAGCCTGGCGCTCCTGGCGCTGGCGCTGATCGCGGTGGTCGGGCTGGCCAAGGCGGTCTCGCCGACGATCGAGTCCGGCGTGGCCGCGGCCGGTCTGCCGTCGTCGGTGGTGGGCATCGTCATCGCGCTGCTGGTGCTGCTGCCGGAGACCATCGCGGCGGTCCGCGCGGCCCACCGCGACCGGGTGCAGACCAGTCTCAATCTCGGCCTGGGCTCGGCGATGGCCAGCATCGGGCTGACCATTCCCGCGGTCGCGCTGGCCACGGTCTGGCTGCCGGGCCCGCTGCTGCTGGGCCTGGGCGCCAGCCACATGGTGCTGCTCGCGCTGACCGTGATCGTCGGCACCCTGACGGTCGTCCCCGGGCGTGCCACGCCGTTGCAGGGCGGCGTCCATCTCACGCTGCTGGCGGCGTACATCGTGCTGGCCGTCAGCCCGTAA
- a CDS encoding polysaccharide deacetylase family protein, which translates to MESDKHTISRSRRWFLQAGFAVGALSAGRILFGPDEGASPAGAEAQGKGSPPRAPTAGGGPAAPSGRTGGASTTEAYRLRPMAGETSLSGPGASPPHPEVAHVLATDRREIFLTFDDGPHPRYTPEILRVLRRHDVRATFFVIGERAVAFPGLLRDIADQGHVVANHTWTHRRLPALPPGAVRAELGRTSGLIDDVLGAAPTLARAPYGAWDDPSLDICNELGMSPVGWAVDSEDWTSPGVPEIVGTVLAEVRPGAIVLSHDGGGERGQTVGALDRFLPRLLDDGYRPIRITP; encoded by the coding sequence ATGGAGTCGGACAAGCACACAATTTCCCGTTCCCGGCGGTGGTTCCTGCAGGCCGGGTTCGCGGTGGGCGCGCTGTCCGCGGGCCGCATCCTGTTCGGGCCGGACGAGGGGGCGTCGCCCGCGGGTGCGGAGGCGCAGGGGAAGGGCAGCCCGCCGCGCGCGCCCACCGCGGGCGGCGGTCCGGCCGCCCCGTCGGGGCGCACCGGCGGGGCGAGCACCACGGAGGCGTACCGGCTCCGCCCGATGGCCGGGGAGACCTCGCTCTCCGGCCCCGGCGCCTCGCCGCCGCACCCCGAGGTGGCGCACGTGCTCGCCACCGACCGCCGGGAGATCTTCCTGACCTTCGACGACGGGCCGCACCCGCGCTACACCCCGGAGATCCTGCGGGTCCTGCGCCGGCACGACGTGCGGGCCACCTTCTTCGTCATCGGGGAGCGCGCCGTGGCCTTCCCCGGCCTGCTGCGGGACATCGCCGACCAGGGCCATGTCGTCGCCAACCACACCTGGACCCACCGCCGGCTGCCGGCCCTTCCCCCGGGCGCGGTCCGCGCCGAACTCGGCCGTACCAGCGGCCTGATCGACGACGTCCTGGGCGCCGCGCCGACGCTCGCCCGGGCCCCGTACGGCGCCTGGGACGACCCGTCGCTGGACATCTGCAACGAGCTGGGCATGTCCCCGGTCGGCTGGGCGGTCGACTCGGAGGACTGGACGAGCCCCGGGGTGCCGGAGATCGTCGGCACCGTCCTGGCGGAGGTCCGCCCGGGCGCGATCGTGCTGTCGCACGACGGGGGCGGCGAGCGCGGCCAGACCGTCGGCGCGCTGGACCGGTTTCTGCCCCGCCTGCTGGACGACGGCTACCGTCCGATCCGGATCACGCCCTGA